Proteins co-encoded in one Ictalurus punctatus breed USDA103 chromosome 18, Coco_2.0, whole genome shotgun sequence genomic window:
- the ttc1 gene encoding tetratricopeptide repeat protein 1 isoform X2 — MEGESETLAAMADSLKVSDTGGHPDGQSTRTQEEDCFYDCEETFQAERTSLAVNQTEMTRSEETKNELQTESIRNPDTGEESAQASNPFEGNAATRGHEPLEKDTVLGEGAYERIGEEDERWTDTDSEFKEEATKPSEYDDEYLREAEKNLTEEEKESRKVESMALKEKGNAQFKNREYVEAQKLYTDALAVCPVCYSKERSILFSNRAAARMHLEEKTDAISDCTKAIELNPDYVRAILRRAELYEQTEKLDEALEDYKAVLEKDPGIPAAREACCRLPRQIEERNEKLKEEMLGKLKDLGNMILRPFGLSTANFQVKQDDNSGSYSVNFVQNPNNNR; from the exons ATGGAGGGTGAGTCTGAGACATTGGCTGCCATGGCCGATTCCTTGAAGGTCTCAGACACAGGAGGACATCCAGATGGCCAGAGTACTAGAACGCAGGAAGAGGACTGTTTTTATGACTGTGAGGAGACCTTTCAAGCAGAGAGAACGTCACTGGCAGTAAATCAAACAGAGATGACACGCAGTGAAGAGACCAAGAACGAATTACAGACAGAATCCATTCGAAATCCTGACACAGGTGAAGAATCTGCACAGGCTTCTAATCCTTTTGAAGGAAATGCTGCTACAAGGGGACATGAGCCGCTGGAGAAAGATACAGTGCTGGGAGAAGGAGCGTATGAAAGGATTGGGGAGGAAGATGAAAGGTGGACGGACACAGACTCAGAATTCAAGGAGGAGGCAACAAAGCCCAGTGAGTATGATGACGAGTATTTACGAGAAGCAGAGAAAAACCTgacagaagaagagaaggag AGCAGAAAAGTAGAGAGTATGGCACTGAAAGAAAAGGGCAATGCACAGTTCAAGAACCGGG AGTATGTAGAGGCTCAGAAATTGTACACTGATGCACTGGCAGTCTGTCCTGTGTGTTACAGCAAAGAGAGGTCCATCCTCTTCTCTAACCGAGCAGCAGCACGCATGCACCTG GAAGAGAAAACAGATGCCATCAGTGACTGCACAAAAG CTATAGAGCTGAACCCAGATTATGTGCGTGCCATTCTACGAAGAGCAGAGCTATATGAGCAGACAGAGAAGCTTGATGAAGCTCTGGAGGACTACAAGGctgtgctggaaaaagaccCAGGCATCCCGGCAGCAAGAGAAGCCTGCTGT AGATTACCACGACAGATCGAGGAACGAAATGAGAAACTGAAAGAAGAGATGCTGG GTAAACTCAAGGATTTGGGCAACATGATTTTGCGTCCCTTTGGCCTGTCCACTGCCAACTTCCAGGTCAAACAGGATGACAACTCAGGATCCTACTCTGTTAACTTTGTTCAGAATCCCAACAACAACAGATAG
- the ttc1 gene encoding tetratricopeptide repeat protein 1 isoform X1: MKRPGSQSMFQIEQLMEGESETLAAMADSLKVSDTGGHPDGQSTRTQEEDCFYDCEETFQAERTSLAVNQTEMTRSEETKNELQTESIRNPDTGEESAQASNPFEGNAATRGHEPLEKDTVLGEGAYERIGEEDERWTDTDSEFKEEATKPSEYDDEYLREAEKNLTEEEKESRKVESMALKEKGNAQFKNREYVEAQKLYTDALAVCPVCYSKERSILFSNRAAARMHLEEKTDAISDCTKAIELNPDYVRAILRRAELYEQTEKLDEALEDYKAVLEKDPGIPAAREACCRLPRQIEERNEKLKEEMLGKLKDLGNMILRPFGLSTANFQVKQDDNSGSYSVNFVQNPNNNR; the protein is encoded by the exons atgaAGAGGCCTGGCTCACAATCGATGTTCCA AATTGAGCAACTGATGGAGGGTGAGTCTGAGACATTGGCTGCCATGGCCGATTCCTTGAAGGTCTCAGACACAGGAGGACATCCAGATGGCCAGAGTACTAGAACGCAGGAAGAGGACTGTTTTTATGACTGTGAGGAGACCTTTCAAGCAGAGAGAACGTCACTGGCAGTAAATCAAACAGAGATGACACGCAGTGAAGAGACCAAGAACGAATTACAGACAGAATCCATTCGAAATCCTGACACAGGTGAAGAATCTGCACAGGCTTCTAATCCTTTTGAAGGAAATGCTGCTACAAGGGGACATGAGCCGCTGGAGAAAGATACAGTGCTGGGAGAAGGAGCGTATGAAAGGATTGGGGAGGAAGATGAAAGGTGGACGGACACAGACTCAGAATTCAAGGAGGAGGCAACAAAGCCCAGTGAGTATGATGACGAGTATTTACGAGAAGCAGAGAAAAACCTgacagaagaagagaaggag AGCAGAAAAGTAGAGAGTATGGCACTGAAAGAAAAGGGCAATGCACAGTTCAAGAACCGGG AGTATGTAGAGGCTCAGAAATTGTACACTGATGCACTGGCAGTCTGTCCTGTGTGTTACAGCAAAGAGAGGTCCATCCTCTTCTCTAACCGAGCAGCAGCACGCATGCACCTG GAAGAGAAAACAGATGCCATCAGTGACTGCACAAAAG CTATAGAGCTGAACCCAGATTATGTGCGTGCCATTCTACGAAGAGCAGAGCTATATGAGCAGACAGAGAAGCTTGATGAAGCTCTGGAGGACTACAAGGctgtgctggaaaaagaccCAGGCATCCCGGCAGCAAGAGAAGCCTGCTGT AGATTACCACGACAGATCGAGGAACGAAATGAGAAACTGAAAGAAGAGATGCTGG GTAAACTCAAGGATTTGGGCAACATGATTTTGCGTCCCTTTGGCCTGTCCACTGCCAACTTCCAGGTCAAACAGGATGACAACTCAGGATCCTACTCTGTTAACTTTGTTCAGAATCCCAACAACAACAGATAG